The genomic window GAGTGACCGCCGGCGATGATGCGACCGGCGAAGGCGCCGACGCGCCCTCCTGACTCGCAGCCGCGGGTAGAGCGTCAGGCGCCTGGATCGCCAGCATGGCGGCGGCCTGTGCGGTCTGCGCATCGGCCTCCCGCGCGGCCACGTCGGACTGCGGCCGGGTCGGCACGTCGATGGTGCGTGTCATCGGCGGGTAGCAGATCGAGTCCTCGAGGCAGCCCTGATAGGTGATGTTGACCGACGTCGGCTCGCCCGCCTGCGTCAACGTCCGGGCCGACAGGGTCGCGCGACCTGCATCATGCCAGACGTCGACGACGCCGAAGCCCGGATCGTCCTTGGTTTCACCAGCGGCCAGTTCAAGCAGCAGCGACTGTTTCCCGCCCGGCGTGCTGGCGACGGTGTGATCGCGATAGAGATAGTGGCCGGGCGCGATGTCCCAGGCGAAGGCCAGGTCGCCGTCAGCCTCGCGCGTCACCGTCAGGGCGAAGGCCTTGTCGGGCGAAAGCGGAGCCTGACCCAGAGCCGAACCCGGCAGGGCGAAGGACAGGATTGCGAGAGCGGCGGGCAGCAGTCGGCGGAAAAACCTCATGGCCATCTCGTCGGCAAGCGAGCTTAAGTCAGGCTTAAGCCGGAGCTTGCACGTCACACCGCATGAGATTGCTCGCCATAGAAGACGATCCCGTTCTCGCCGACGGTCTGCAGGTCGGGCTCAGCGCTTGCGGCTGGACGGTCGAGGTCGTCGGGCGGGTGGAAGACGCCCTTGCGGCGCTTGAGAGTTCGGCGTTCGATGCGGTCGTGCTGGACCTGGGCCTGCCCGACGGCGACGGACTTTCGGTGCTGCGCTTTGTTCGCGAGCGCGACATGGATGTCGGCGTGGTCGTCTTGTCGGCGCGCGACGACAGTCGGGACCGCATTCTGGGTCTGGACGCCGGCGCAGACGACTATGTCGGCAAGCCGTTCGATCTCGACGAACTGGCAGCGCGATTGCGCGCGGTGCGGCGTCGCCTGCTTGGACGCTCGACACCCGCCTTGCGCCACGGCGGGGTGACCGTCGATCCCAAATCCCGCCTGGCTTGGCGTGAAGACGGTGACCTTCCCCTTTCGAGACGTGAGTTCGCCATTCTGGAAGCCCTGATGGAACGACCCGCGCAGGTGCTGTCGCGCAGTCAGTTGGAAGAACGGCTCTACGGCTGGCAGGAGGAGATCGGCTCCAACGCCGTAGAGGTGCATATCCACTATCTACGGGCCAAGTTGGGAGCGGGCTTTATCCGCACCGTGCGCGGCGTGGGATACACCCTGCAATGAGCTCGATCCGCCTGCGTCTGTTCGCCACTCTCGCCCTCGTGACCGCTCTGGTCTGGGGCGGCGCCGTCTTCTGGGTCGAAATCCAGACCCGGGCCGAAGTGCAACGGGTGCTGGACCGCCGCCTGATGGAATCGGCTCGTATGGTCTCTTCCCTGATGCAGGCCGGAAGCGTCCGTCCAGCGATCCAGGCCCCGGACACTGGGGCGGCCGATGTTTACGACCGTCAGCTCTCCTGCCAGATCTGGTCGCTGGAAGGCGATCTGATTGGTCGGTCGCAAAGCGCGCCTGCCGAGCGATTGTCCGAAGGAGCGGACGG from Brevundimonas fontaquae includes these protein-coding regions:
- a CDS encoding response regulator — protein: MRLLAIEDDPVLADGLQVGLSACGWTVEVVGRVEDALAALESSAFDAVVLDLGLPDGDGLSVLRFVRERDMDVGVVVLSARDDSRDRILGLDAGADDYVGKPFDLDELAARLRAVRRRLLGRSTPALRHGGVTVDPKSRLAWREDGDLPLSRREFAILEALMERPAQVLSRSQLEERLYGWQEEIGSNAVEVHIHYLRAKLGAGFIRTVRGVGYTLQ